The DNA sequence ATCTCATCATGGCCTATGCCCTCTACTATGTTGCCACAAACTATATAGACCAGTACTTACCCCATCCTCTTAACTACTTGGGTTGGGCAGCTTACATTGCTGTTCAGGGCTGTGTCTTGACCGGGGCTTGGGTTGTAGGCCATGAATGTGATCATGATGCCTTCAGTGATTATGGTTGGGTCAATGACCTTGTTGGCCTTGTTGTCCATTCTTCTCTTCTGGTCCCTTACTTCTCTTGGAAAATTAGCCACCGTCGTCATCATGCCAACACTCAGTCCCTTGAGAATGATGAGGTTTATGTCCCAAGATTCAAATCCAACATCAGGAACTACTACAAAATCATGAACAACCCACCCGGTCGTGTCCTTGTCTGGCTTATCACACTCCTCATAGGCTTCCCTTTATACTTGATGTTCAACGTCTCTGGACACAAGTATGAGAGGTGGACTTCACACTACGATCCCCACAGCCCTCTTTACACTGAACGCGAGCGCAAGCAGATCATTGTTTCTGATGTTGCAATCCTTGCTGTTATCTATGGCTTATACAATCTAGTACTAGCCAAGGGATTTGTCTGGGTTTTCTGTGTTTATGGAGGTCCATTGCTCGTCGTTAATGGATGGTTCACATTGATCACCATCCTCAACCATACTCATCCTTCTTTGCCTTACTATGATTCAACCGAATGGGATTGGTTGAGAGGAGCTCTTTGCACTGTGGACAGAGATTATGGAATTTTGAACAAGGTGTTCCACAATGTCTGTAATGCTCATGTTTGTCACCATATCTTCTCCATGATCCCACATTACCATGGACTCGAAGCAACCGAGGCAATGAAGCCAGTACTGGGAAACTATTATCAGTATGATGGGACTCCAATTCTCAAGGCAATGTACAGAGAAATGAAGGAATGCATTTATGTCCAAAAGGATGAAGGTGAGACCAAAGGAGTCTACTGGTACAGAAAGGAATTTTAGGTCGTTGAGCCTTATTATCTAGTGGAAAGAATATCTCATTACCTATCATTGCATTTTCTTctgtaattttaaattattgcaAGTCAATGCATTAGGTTAAGAAGATAAAGAGTTAACCAGTAACTCTATGTAATAAAAAGAATTTCTAATTCCATTTTGGTTGTTCAAGAATTTCTTAGCTAGCTAGTATATGCCTTTTTGCTTCTACAATTTTCAGACTCTAAACTTCATTGTTCCTGATGTTTACTAGAAATGTAAAGATGAAAGAGTGCACAGAAATTACAAACAGGACGCGTTACCAGGGAAAAATAAAAGTCACGTTATCCGGGGAACAAACAGTACAAAATGAAAACACTGCAGCCATAAGTATCAAATATAACAGAAGAACATAAACTTCAAGTGTTAACTACCATAATCTAAAATCATCACTATTGTTGTATAACTGAATAATCTTTACTCTATAAACCCTTAAGGTGAACATTTGATCAAGCCAGAATTTGAAAAAGTCCCAGGAATTCTGCTCAAATACTTGTGATTCACAGAACTTTCACTTCGAGCTGATGAATTCATACCCAGACCAGAGGTTTTGAAGCGAAAACCAGGTGGAACATAATAGCAGCTCCGGAAAAAAGGATGCTGAAGAGCCTCCAAAGCAGTAGGCCTTTTGCACGGATCCCAGGAGCAAAGCGATTGAATAAGGCCAACCACATCCTTGCTTGCAGATGGCATCAGCTGAGACAGAGAAACACCAGAATGCTGAGGAAACTGATAGCTTATATCATCTGCTAGTTCAATCCCATAAGCCCAATCAACTTCAGTTGGAGTCCCTAAAACACTGCATATTCTGTACATTTGATGCTGTTGATTTACCCCAGCAAAGAGTGGGCAGCTAGTCAGCAATTCAGCCATAATTGCACCCATTGCCCACATATCAACCGCTGGACCATAAATTGGCGCTGCAAGCAGAATTTCAGGTGCTCTGTACCATCTTGTTGCAACATACTCAGAATAAGGAGGCGAACAATTAATCTCGCGAGCAAGTCCCAGATCAGCAATCTTTATAATATCTCCACTCACTAGCAAATTCTCAGGCTTAAGATCCCTATGAAAATACCCTCTTTCGTGCATGTAAGCAAGACCTTGAAACACTTGAAAGCACCAGTTTCTGATTTCAGTTTCTGAGAAGGGCTTTGTCCTGGTACTCATAAACTGGTAAAGATTGCAGTCCATGTATTCAAAAACAAAGAACAAGAAGTTATTTTCTCCGATTATTTCCTTGAGCTTCACAATATTTGCATGGCGCATCTTCTTGAGAGACTTGACTTCTCTCAAATTCAGACATTCTTCCCACGAGTGAAACTCCTTGTTCAATCTCTTAATAGCCACAACTTCACCACTCTGTGTATTCATAGCTTTGAACACACTTCCAAAAGATCCACTCCCAACTTCCTTGATAATCTTATACTTCTCCATTATTCTGACTTATATTCAACGTCACAACAAAAAACAGGGTACCCCCGAAAATTCAAGAATACTCACGCACTAAGTCTCTACCACGAATATGCCATTGCCCTCGGAAGGATTTCGATGAAGATATGTTATGTGATTGTACGatcaaatatatgattgataagACGGCAAAATATTTTCGAAGTAGGCTGCATCACAATTTATGGGCTGGGATGTTTTTTCGAAGTAGGTTGAAGATGAAAGAATGAGAAGACGAGAGAAGAGTGCTgagatgtgtatatataggagCAGAGATTTCCGAAGGGAAGTAGGATCTTTAAGTCGTGAATTACTAGGTTTAAGGATCTTACTTGGGGCTAACACAATATCTACCAACGGAAGCTTCCTTCTTAGTACTAGGATGCTCTGTAAAAGAGTTACTAATTGGTATTCGTGGCGGTGCTTTTACTCTTTCACTGAGTTTCTTTAAACTCAAATGAGCTTCCTTGAACTTGAACACATTTTCagccctgacaaaaaaaattcatcttcAACCTCTTCCTTGTTACCGAATACTAAGGGTGTAATCGAGCCGACTCGAGTCGAAACCGTCAAGGCTTGAGTTTGATTGGAATGTTCGGGTTCAGACTGGAGCTGCTCGAACTTTTAATTTCAAGATCAAAACTCGGCTCACAAAAAGTTCGATAAACTGGAGTTCGGCTCGAacctattttttcaaatattgacAAATACTCAAAATATGATTAGTCCGGCTCgattgaatatatttaatataaataaaatattaaatacttacataaaaatatatttatagtttaaaaataatagGAGTTTGATAAGGCTTGCGAACTTTATATGGAGAGTAATTTGAAACTCGGTTTGAGTATGATTAGAAAGTTCGAGCTCTAGTTTGATCAAGTCTTTAGTTTAGATCGAAACGAGGCTAGTAAAAAATTTGATGACTCGAGTTTGGCTCGAAAATTTGAAcctattttatttaacaaaaacttGAAATATGATCAGCCCGTCTCGATTaaatatattcgatataaataaaatatcaaatatttatataaaaatatattcataatttaaaaataata is a window from the Daucus carota subsp. sativus chromosome 8, DH1 v3.0, whole genome shotgun sequence genome containing:
- the LOC108198361 gene encoding cyclin-dependent kinase F-4 encodes the protein MEKYKIIKEVGSGSFGSVFKAMNTQSGEVVAIKRLNKEFHSWEECLNLREVKSLKKMRHANIVKLKEIIGENNFLFFVFEYMDCNLYQFMSTRTKPFSETEIRNWCFQVFQGLAYMHERGYFHRDLKPENLLVSGDIIKIADLGLAREINCSPPYSEYVATRWYRAPEILLAAPIYGPAVDMWAMGAIMAELLTSCPLFAGVNQQHQMYRICSVLGTPTEVDWAYGIELADDISYQFPQHSGVSLSQLMPSASKDVVGLIQSLCSWDPCKRPTALEALQHPFFRSCYYVPPGFRFKTSGLGMNSSARSESSVNHKYLSRIPGTFSNSGLIKCSP
- the LOC108198637 gene encoding delta(12) fatty acid desaturase FAD2-like → MGAGGRMSAPTGKKTEAEALRRAPHEKPPFTIGDLKKAIPAHCFEKSVITSFRYLIQDLIMAYALYYVATNYIDQYLPHPLNYLGWAAYIAVQGCVLTGAWVVGHECDHDAFSDYGWVNDLVGLVVHSSLLVPYFSWKISHRRHHANTQSLENDEVYVPRFKSNIRNYYKIMNNPPGRVLVWLITLLIGFPLYLMFNVSGHKYERWTSHYDPHSPLYTERERKQIIVSDVAILAVIYGLYNLVLAKGFVWVFCVYGGPLLVVNGWFTLITILNHTHPSLPYYDSTEWDWLRGALCTVDRDYGILNKVFHNVCNAHVCHHIFSMIPHYHGLEATEAMKPVLGNYYQYDGTPILKAMYREMKECIYVQKDEGETKGVYWYRKEF